In a genomic window of Streptomyces sp. SJL17-4:
- a CDS encoding ABC transporter ATP-binding protein — protein MTATNRPASRLRAENLTLSYDQRTVATDLDVAIPDRSFTVIIGPNACGKSTLLTALARMLKPRAGQVYLDGAAIASYRSREVARRLGLLPQSSTAPGGITVGDLVARGRYPHQGLLRQWSADDETAVVEAMRQTGVLELADRPVDDLSGGQRQRVWLSMVLAQQTEILLLDEPTTFLDIAHQVEVLDLCAQLHAQQGHTVVAVLHDLNQACRYATHLIVMRPGGIIAAEGDPKTVMTAELVEDVFGLPCRIIPDPETGTPLMVPAAPKGYAAAAATTAHLDTAMAKTT, from the coding sequence ATGACAGCAACGAACCGTCCGGCCTCCCGCCTGCGTGCCGAGAACCTGACCCTCTCCTACGACCAGCGGACGGTGGCGACCGACCTCGACGTCGCGATCCCGGACCGCTCCTTCACGGTCATCATCGGACCCAACGCCTGCGGCAAGTCCACCCTGCTCACCGCCCTCGCCCGGATGCTCAAGCCGCGCGCCGGACAGGTCTACCTGGACGGCGCCGCCATCGCCTCGTACCGCTCCCGCGAGGTCGCCCGCCGGCTCGGACTGCTCCCGCAGTCCTCCACCGCGCCCGGCGGCATCACCGTGGGCGACCTGGTGGCCCGGGGCCGCTACCCCCACCAGGGCCTCCTGAGGCAGTGGTCCGCCGACGACGAGACGGCCGTGGTCGAGGCGATGCGGCAGACCGGCGTGCTCGAACTCGCCGACCGCCCCGTCGACGACCTGTCCGGCGGCCAGCGCCAGCGCGTCTGGCTCTCGATGGTCCTGGCCCAGCAGACCGAGATCCTGCTCCTCGACGAGCCGACCACCTTCCTCGACATCGCCCACCAGGTCGAGGTCCTCGACCTGTGCGCCCAGCTCCACGCCCAGCAGGGCCACACGGTCGTCGCGGTCCTGCACGACCTCAACCAGGCCTGCCGCTACGCCACCCACCTCATCGTGATGCGACCCGGCGGCATCATCGCGGCCGAGGGCGACCCGAAGACGGTCATGACCGCGGAACTCGTCGAGGACGTCTTCGGCCTGCCGTGCCGGATCATCCCCGACCCCGAGACCGGCACACCGCTCATGGTGCCCGCCGCACCCAAGGGGTACGCCGCCGCGGCCGCGACCACCGCACACCTCGACACCGCGATGGCCAAGACCACCTGA